The Solibacillus sp. FSL W7-1436 genome window below encodes:
- the mutS gene encoding DNA mismatch repair protein MutS: MTTYTPMMQQYLLVKQDYKDAFLFYRLGDFYELFFDDAIKASQLLEITLTARAGNTDNPIPMCGVPHHSAQGYIETLVAKGFKVAVCEQTEDPKHAKGVVKREVVQVITPGTITEGKAIDGKSNHFIAAAESNEDDEIVFAYLDVSTGEANCSVIEGSAKQLIQQVQAYAIKELIVTEQLQLLLAEYAEAGGIVLSLETEEMDTVKADQYIAHLPVRLQGVAKRLLQYVERTQMRSLSHIQPFAYTEADNFLRIDTNSKRNLELIQSIRGGDSKGTLLWLLDETVTAMGGRKLKQWMHQPLAKKNAIEARQTIVTELLEDFFLRDELTALLKNVYDLERLAGRVAFGSVGGRDLAQLRESLRQVPMIQQKLVNSGLEKCMALGQKLDVCTDIEQLLAEAITDHPPISIKEGDVIRDGYNAQLDEYRDASRNGKDWIAQLEQKERELTGIKNLKIGYNRVFGYYIEITKSHLNNTDLARFERKQTLANAERFITEELKEKEALILNAEEQSLALEYDLFVALREQLKGYIPRVQALAAQISELDVLMSFAAVTDKYRFTKPVFHEGRALKIIEGRHPVVEKMLNKQSYVPNDCVLTDDKNMMLITGPNMSGKSTYMRQVALIVVLAQMGCYVPADEAVLPITDQIFTRIGAADDLAAGQSTFMVEMLESQHAITHATKNSLLLFDEIGRGTSTYDGMSLAQAMMEYIHDEIGANTLFSTHYHELTDLENELARLQNVHVSATEQDGRVVFLHKVKKGAADKSYGVHVAELAEMPETILQRARILLEQFEATNAEKPQALNYEQQPPKTPQIAEQVAEDDLQLSLFTMEEAPSIAPEQQEVLDALKKLNVMGTTPMQAMTLLHELQQKLLGN; encoded by the coding sequence ATGACTACATATACACCGATGATGCAACAATATTTGCTCGTAAAACAAGATTACAAAGATGCTTTTTTATTTTACCGTTTAGGCGATTTCTATGAACTGTTTTTTGATGATGCGATTAAAGCGTCGCAGCTGCTGGAAATTACATTAACAGCTCGCGCAGGTAATACAGATAATCCAATACCGATGTGTGGTGTGCCGCATCACTCTGCGCAGGGATATATCGAAACACTTGTCGCAAAAGGTTTTAAAGTGGCGGTATGTGAACAGACGGAAGATCCAAAGCATGCAAAAGGTGTAGTGAAACGTGAAGTCGTACAAGTAATTACACCGGGTACGATTACAGAAGGAAAAGCAATTGACGGGAAATCGAATCATTTTATTGCAGCGGCTGAAAGCAATGAAGATGATGAAATCGTATTTGCCTATTTGGACGTATCGACTGGCGAAGCAAACTGTTCGGTTATTGAAGGAAGTGCAAAGCAGTTAATTCAGCAAGTACAAGCATATGCAATAAAAGAACTTATTGTGACGGAACAGCTGCAGTTGCTGCTTGCCGAGTATGCGGAAGCGGGCGGTATCGTTCTGTCACTTGAAACGGAAGAAATGGATACGGTTAAGGCAGATCAGTATATTGCACATTTGCCGGTTCGGCTGCAAGGTGTGGCAAAGAGACTACTGCAATATGTGGAACGTACTCAAATGCGCTCTTTATCGCATATTCAGCCTTTTGCCTATACTGAAGCTGATAATTTCCTTCGTATCGATACGAATTCCAAACGTAATTTGGAGTTGATCCAATCGATACGCGGCGGGGATTCGAAAGGTACATTGCTTTGGCTTTTGGATGAAACAGTAACAGCAATGGGAGGGCGAAAACTGAAACAGTGGATGCATCAGCCGCTCGCAAAGAAAAATGCGATTGAAGCGCGGCAGACGATTGTAACAGAGTTGCTGGAAGACTTCTTTTTACGCGATGAATTAACGGCACTGCTGAAAAATGTCTATGATTTAGAGCGTCTGGCAGGGCGTGTAGCGTTTGGTTCTGTTGGTGGACGCGATCTGGCACAGCTGCGCGAATCATTACGGCAAGTACCAATGATTCAGCAAAAGCTTGTAAACAGCGGTTTGGAAAAATGCATGGCGCTTGGTCAAAAGCTGGACGTATGTACCGATATTGAACAATTGCTGGCAGAAGCAATTACCGATCATCCGCCAATTTCGATCAAAGAGGGAGATGTCATTCGCGATGGCTACAATGCACAGCTGGATGAATACCGTGATGCTTCCCGAAACGGGAAAGACTGGATTGCCCAGCTTGAGCAGAAAGAACGTGAACTGACAGGGATTAAAAATTTAAAGATCGGCTATAACCGGGTGTTTGGCTACTATATTGAAATTACAAAGTCCCATTTGAATAATACAGACCTGGCACGTTTTGAACGAAAACAAACTTTGGCGAATGCCGAGCGTTTTATTACGGAAGAATTAAAAGAAAAAGAAGCACTGATTTTGAATGCAGAAGAGCAGAGCCTTGCTTTGGAATATGATTTATTTGTAGCATTGCGGGAACAGCTAAAAGGGTATATACCTCGTGTCCAGGCATTGGCTGCCCAAATCAGTGAGCTTGATGTTCTGATGAGCTTTGCGGCGGTAACGGACAAATACCGTTTTACAAAGCCGGTATTCCATGAAGGGCGTGCACTGAAAATTATTGAAGGAAGACATCCGGTCGTAGAAAAAATGCTCAATAAACAAAGTTATGTACCGAATGATTGTGTGCTGACGGATGATAAAAATATGATGCTGATTACCGGTCCGAACATGTCGGGTAAAAGTACGTATATGCGCCAAGTTGCACTAATTGTCGTTTTGGCACAAATGGGGTGCTATGTACCGGCCGATGAAGCGGTACTACCGATTACAGACCAGATTTTCACACGAATCGGTGCAGCCGATGATTTAGCGGCAGGCCAATCGACATTTATGGTGGAAATGCTTGAATCACAGCATGCCATTACACATGCAACCAAAAACAGTTTGCTGTTATTTGATGAAATCGGACGAGGTACTTCAACATATGACGGGATGAGTCTGGCACAAGCAATGATGGAATATATTCATGATGAAATCGGGGCGAACACATTATTTTCAACTCACTATCACGAATTGACGGATTTGGAAAACGAGCTGGCAAGACTGCAAAATGTCCATGTCAGTGCCACCGAGCAGGACGGCCGAGTGGTATTTTTGCATAAAGTGAAAAAGGGTGCCGCAGATAAAAGCTACGGTGTGCATGTGGCGGAACTTGCGGAAATGCCGGAAACGATTTTACAGCGTGCCCGTATATTACTGGAGCAGTTTGAAGCAACGAATGCTGAAAAGCCGCAAGCTCTCAATTATGAACAGCAACCACCCAAAACTCCGCAAAT
- the cotE gene encoding outer spore coat protein CotE yields MKRLRQIVTKAVIAKGKKRTECVETLCPPNAPTSILGCWVINHQYQAKRNGKFVEVTGKFDVNVWYAYNNHSKTAVHTETISYKDRVKLSFRDGEEVESNDVKVRVLQAPNCIEAIITKQGDKIQVTVEREFLVEIIGETTIVINVHPIDFEDEWSFEESSQQPSSSSSSSSSSSSSSDSGGKGFGKDYDSSSFS; encoded by the coding sequence GTGAAGCGTTTACGTCAAATTGTGACGAAAGCAGTTATTGCGAAAGGAAAGAAGCGTACCGAATGTGTAGAAACGCTCTGTCCACCGAATGCACCAACGAGCATATTAGGTTGTTGGGTAATCAATCATCAATACCAGGCGAAACGTAATGGTAAATTTGTTGAGGTGACAGGGAAGTTCGATGTGAATGTTTGGTATGCATATAACAATCATTCAAAAACGGCAGTGCATACAGAGACTATTTCCTATAAGGATCGTGTCAAGCTGTCATTCCGTGATGGAGAAGAAGTAGAGTCAAATGATGTGAAAGTCCGTGTATTACAAGCGCCGAATTGTATTGAGGCAATCATTACGAAACAAGGCGACAAAATCCAGGTAACGGTTGAGCGTGAATTTTTAGTGGAAATCATTGGGGAAACGACAATTGTCATTAATGTACACCCGATCGATTTTGAAGATGAATGGTCGTTTGAAGAAAGTTCACAACAGCCATCCAGCAGTTCTTCATCTTCGTCATCATCCTCATCTTCGTCCGATTCCGGAGGCAAAGGTTTTGGCAAAGATTATGATTCCTCATCATTTTCATAA